One window of the Xenopus tropicalis strain Nigerian chromosome 10, UCB_Xtro_10.0, whole genome shotgun sequence genome contains the following:
- the LOC100494818 gene encoding uncharacterized protein LOC100494818, translating to MDLVAGDTARTDRERRFDQSDSALSGDSFQVPKNGRTKGLLTPSALPASTHRSADEDPLCRKRLRTSNASMCCPVLAQRLSAPQHEAVRSGECTAGATIRVKDQGVLSSQAAQGDHCWATRSGSRVTALYAELVRELETQVAELHEILASRDETAAVREWRIQELEAENQELKRQIQCLEEQNDELSHGHQDAPRDGDRLVGPESHCVAVNDSNISFLKNLTGFLETNSSPPMSASLTSSSPIPPTDPKFTRPEVPISPVIPQAVEPGPPTITPAEVSDSPNEGMLRVSGVTSGFQYWMKMDESGENTLPESCVLWDEPLQETLPDGSPAWASPVEGNGRPKLELVPSSGVYITYQQVEDLSHIPPDKPKLMTRRLLDYFFSRETLARSSATGQRIAHNNTTMEKPLRLPDKVVTAIKAYVTRACGRGCNFNAVINSKCGTSRRAVKKMSIRIDWTEGGAKHCPRTPSGLLAQKGHSQPEKTQVPAIRGTEPLLPQSVPQNS from the exons ATGGACCTCGTTGCCGGTGATACGGCAAGGACTGACAGAGAGCGGAGGTTTGACCAGTCAGATTCTGCCCTGAGCGGCGACAGCTTCCAAGTTCCCAAGAACGGCCGCACAAAGGGCCTACTAACTCCTAG TGCTCTTCCAGCATCCACCCATCGCAGTGCTGATGAAGACCCTCTCTGCAGAAAGCGTCTGAGGACCTCAAATGCATCCATGTGCTGCCCTGTACTTGCTCAGCGTCTGTCCGCACCTCAACATGAGGCTGTACGATCTGGTGAATGTACTGCAGGGGCCACAATTAGAGTAAAAGACCAAGGAGTACTTTCAAGTCAAGCAGCACAGGGAGATCACTGCTGGGCTACACGCTCAGGGAGCCGGGTTACAGCACTGTATGCAGAGCTAGTAAGAGAGCTCGAGACACAAGTAGCAGAGCTCCATGAAATATTAGCATCTCGCGATGAGACGGCTGCTGTAAGAGAGTGGAGGATCCAGGAGCTGGAAGCTGAGAACCAAGAACTAAAGAGACAAATCCAATGTCTAGAAGAACAGAATGATGAACTGTCCCACGGGCACCAGGATGCTCCAAGGGACGGGGATCGACTTGTTGGGCCTGAAAGCCATTGTGTTG CTGTCAATGATAGTAATATATCTTTCCTGAAGAACTTGACCGGCTTTCTGGAGACAAACTCTAGCCCACCG ATGTCTGCATCACTGACCTCCTCCTCTCCCATTCCACCAACTGATCCTAAATTCACCAGACCAGAGGTTCCAATCTCTCCAGTTATCCCACAGGCAGTAGAGCCAGGACCACCAACTATTACACCAGCAGAGGTTTCCGACTCCCCCAATGAAGGGATGCTCAGAGTCAGTGGGGTAACCAGCGGCTTCCAGTACTGGATGAAAATGGATGAGAGTGGTGAAAACACTCTCCCAGAATCCTGTGTGCTGTGGGATGAACCTCTACAAGAGACACTGCCAGATGGTAGTCCTGCCTGGGCTTCCCCTGTTGAG GGTAATGGTCGACCCAAACTGGAGTTGGTACCATCATCTGGCGTGTATATTACCTACCAGCAGGTAGAGGATCTCTCTCATATCCCCCCAGACAAGCCTAAACTCATGACCCGGAGACTTCTAGATTACTTCTTCTCCCGGGAGACACTAGCTCGATCATCAGCAACAGGGCAGCGCATAGCTCACAATAATACCACAATGGAAAAACCGCTACGACTGCCCGATAAAGTGGTCACTGCCATCAAAG CATATGTTACAAGGGCCTGTGGACGCGGTTGTAACTTTAACGCTGTGATAAACAGTAAGTGTGGGACGTCCCGCCGAGCAGTAAAAAAGATGTCCATTCGGATTGACTGGACGGAAGGAGGAGCAAAGCACTGCCCACGGACACCTTCTGGCTTACTTGCTCAAAAGGGTCACAGCCAACCAGAAAAGACACAAGTCCCTGCAATAAGGGGAACTGAACCACTGCTGCCACAGTCTG
- the pnpo gene encoding pyridoxine-5'-phosphate oxidase (The RefSeq protein has 1 substitution compared to this genomic sequence) — translation MDLGSMRKRYRSDNEAFEEKHLVSLDPIIQFNAWFQEVTQCPAIEEPNAMCLATATRDGRPSARMVLLKGFGPDGFRFYTNRESRKGLELETNPVASLLFYWEPFNRQVRIEGSIERLSEEESEKYFHSRPKSSQIGAAVSKQSQVIPDREYLRQKNAELEAEYKDREVPKPPEWGGYVVHPTVIEFWQGQTNRLHDRIVFHKQEKDEELALWTHRGEGGWVYKRLAP, via the exons ATGGACCTAGGTTCTATGCGGAAGCGTTACCGTAGTGATAATGAG gccttTGAAGAAAAACACTTGGTTTCCCTTGATCCTATCATACAGTTTAATGCCTGGTTCCAAGAGGTCACTCAGTGCCCTGCCATCGAAGAGCCGAATGCTATGTGCCTAGCCACAGCTACCAG AGACGGAAGGCCTTCGGCCCGCATGGTCCTCCTCAAAGGCTTTGGCCCAGATGGATTCCGATTTTACACCAATCGGGAGAGCAGAAAAGGGCTAGAACTG GAGACCAACCCTGTTGCATCACTGCTGTTCTACTGGGAGCCCTTCAACCGCCAG GTTCGGATTGAAGGCTCTATTGAATGCCTTTCTGAAGAAGAGTCTGAGAAGTATTTTCACTCGCGTCCAAAAAGCAGCCAGATTGGGGCAGCTGTAAGCAAACAGAGCCAAGTCATCCCTGACAGGGAG TATCTGCGCCAAAAGAATGCTGAACTGGAGGCGGAATACAAGGACAGAGAAGTGCCCAAACCTCCTGAGTG GGGTGGTTATGTTGTTCATCCAACTGTCATAGAATTCTGGCAGGGACAGACCAATCGCCTCCATGACCGTATTGTGTTTCACAAGCAGGAGAAAGATGAAGAGCTAGCTCTGTGGACTCACCGTGGAGAAGGGGGTTGGGTGTACAAGAGGCTTGCCCCATAA